The Mesorhizobium sp. B2-8-5 genome segment GGACGTCGATGTGCTGACCTTCGCCCATGTCGTGTGCCGACCGACGGAAAAGGAAGCCAACGACTATCTTGAGCATTTCGGCCGCGCCAATGCCGATTGGGCGGCGGTGGACAATCTGGTGCGGCTGCAATTCGCCCACGCGCAATCCTTCCCGCACGACCTTCTGGCGCTCATCCGCGACCGCATGGCGGCGGGCCATGGCGGTTTTCCGCTGACCGGCACGCCCGAGCAGGTGGCCAACGGCATCACCCAACTGCACCAAGCCGGCTTCCGCGGCTCGACCTTGTCCTTCGTCGATTATGTCGAGGAATTCCCCTATTTCCGCGACACGGTCCTGCCTATTCTCGAAGAAAGAGCCATTCGCGTCGCGCCGGCCGCGATGCAGTCGGCGGCTTAGACAAGGAGATGGCAATGTCCACGGCAGAAGGTCAGTCCACGCCAGAAAATCCGGTCAGCGTCGCTGATTTCCGCGCCGCCATGCGGCTCATCGTCGGCAATGTCAGCGTCATCACCGCCGGCGTCGGCGATGACCGTACCGGCCTCGTCGTCATTTCCGTGGTGTCGCTGTCGGCCGAGCCGCCGAAGGTGATCGCCTGCGTCAACCGCTCCTCATCGACCTGGCCGATCATCGAGCGCTACCGGCATTTCGGCGTCAACTCGCTCGGGCCCCAGCACCAGCAGGTTGCCGAGCGCTTCTCCGGCTTCGGCGGCATCAAGGGCAAGGATCGTTACAAGGGCGCCGAATGGACGACGCTGAAGACGGGCGCGTCGCTGCTGTGCGACGCGGTGGCCGCTTTCGACTGCAGCCTCGACGAGATGATCGATCGCGGCACGCATTCGATCGTCATCGGTTCGGTCGAGGCGGTGAGGACGCAGGATGCCGGACAGGCCCTGATCTATTGGCGCGGCGGCTATCGGCCGTTGGAAGCCTGAGGACCCATTGATCAGACCGAGGCTTTCTCGGCCAGCACCATGTAGTTGACGTCCATGTCCTTCGAGCGCTGCCAGCGGTCGGCCAGTGGGTGATAGATGACGCCGGTGCGGTCGATCACCGTGAGACCGGCCGCGCCCAGTGCCTTTGCCAGCTCCTCCGGCCGCACCAGCTTGCCGAACTGATGCGTGCCGCGCGGCAGCCAGCGCAACACATATTCGGCGCCGATGATGGCAAGGCCAAGCGCTTTCAGCGTGCGGTTGATGGTGGCGACGAACATGATGCCGCCGGGGCGGACCATCTGCCCGCATTTGGCGACGAACAGGTCGACATCGGCGACATGCTCGACCACTTCCATGTTCAGGATGACATCGAAGACCTCGCCGGCATCGGCTAGCGCCTCGGCCGTGGTGGCGCGGTAGTCGACGCTGACGCCGGCCTCCGCCGCATGTAGCTTCGCCACTTCGATGTTGGTCGCGGAAGCATCGGCGCCGACCACTTCGGCGCCAAGCCTGGCCATCGGCTCGCACAAAAGCCCGCCGCCGCAGCCGATATCGAGGAAGCGCAGGCCATCGAAAGGCCGCGCCGCGCGCGGATCGCGGCCAAAACGCGCCGCCACCTGGTCGCGGATATAGGCAAGCCGCACCGGGTTGAACTTGTGCAGCGGACGGAACTTGCCGTTCGGATTCCACCATTCGGCGGCAAGGGCGGAGAAGCGCTCGACTTCTCCGGCATCGATGGTCGATCGGCGGGGCTCTGGCATAGGCGGGTCTCCAGCGCATGATCCCGAAAATTGGAATCGATTTCGGAAAGGATCATGCACAAAGTCAAAGTGCTACAATGTCCTGCGTCCCAAAGGACGCGCGGCGCTGACGTTAGGAAGTCGGGCGCGGGGGAGGGAATGTCAAGGCAGGTTTTTTCAGCTGCCGCCAAGCTCTCGTGCTGTCAGCACGTGGCAGCTTGGTCGGGCAGATGGTGAAACGGGATTGTGACTTCGCGCGAATGGGACGGCATAGACTGTTCGAAAAGGAACGCGATCATGCGACCTCACACGTCGATCCTCTGGCGCCGTCTCGACCTTGAAGGCCACGATGCCTGCCTGCTTTGTGCGACCCAGAGCGGTTGGCGGCTCAAGGGCCATGCCCTCTTCCTCCATGACGGCCAGCCCTGCAGCCTTGCCTATGCGGCGGATTGCGATGCCGGCTGGCGCACGCGTTTCGCAAGTGTCGACGGGTTTCTCGGCACGCAAACCTTGCGCTACGAGGTCGAACGGCTGGCCGACGGCCGATGGACGCTGAATGGCGCGGAGCAGGCGGAGGTTGCCGGGCTTGTCGATGTCGACCTCGGCTTCACGCCGGCAACGAACCTGCTGGCGATCCGCCGCTTCGACCTTGCCGTCGGCGCTGCGGCGCCTGCCCCGGCGGCCTATCTGGCCTTTCCGGAGCTAAGGCTTGAACGTCTGGACCAGACCTACCGTCGCCTCGACGACAGCCGCTACGCCTATGCCGCGCCGAAATTCGGCTACGACCAGGTGTTGGACGTCTCGCCGTCCGGCTTCATTGTCGACTATCCAGGACTGTGGAAGGCCATCGCGCTGCGTTGAGCATCCTCGACCGGCTAAAGCGCGTCGCGCTGAAGCGGATTCAGGCGACGCGCTTTAAGGCTTTGTTTCCATGCATGTCGTTATCGCAAAACCGCCGCACACTTTTGCGCGACATGCATTAGATTTTCGACAGCGCGACCGCCGCGTGCCTCATGTCGACGCTGGCCGGGTCGATCGCCTGAACCGCCTCGCTGGCGCCGATCTCGGCCATGATGCGGTCCGCCGCCGCCTGGGCCTGTTCCAGGCTCTGCCAGCGCACGACGTCCACCCAGCTTCCATCCTCGCACCTGCCGAGCTGCCGGCTTAGGAAGCCCGGCTGCCGGGCAAGCCAATCCGTCATGACCCCGACAAAGCCGGCTTCGGTGCCGGGCTTCAGGCGGAAGGTGACGATTTCCAGGGTCTCGGACATGAGAATCTCCAACGGGCCGTTTCGGCAGTCTTGTGGCATGACCGGCGACAGGAATCCGTCAGGATGAGTGGTGCCGGGCCGGCTAATAAGTGCGCTCGCTTGCGAAGCCTTGCTGTTTTGGCTAAGGAGGCCGCGCATTTCCGCGCTTGGTCACCCTGGCGTTTCCTCCCGTTCCGGCCTTGAGCCGGCTTGAGTCAAAGGCATTTCGCTTCCATGGCGCGTATCGTGATGAAATTCGGCGGAACCTCGGTCGCCGACATCGCCC includes the following:
- a CDS encoding flavin reductase family protein — its product is MSTAEGQSTPENPVSVADFRAAMRLIVGNVSVITAGVGDDRTGLVVISVVSLSAEPPKVIACVNRSSSTWPIIERYRHFGVNSLGPQHQQVAERFSGFGGIKGKDRYKGAEWTTLKTGASLLCDAVAAFDCSLDEMIDRGTHSIVIGSVEAVRTQDAGQALIYWRGGYRPLEA
- the ubiG gene encoding bifunctional 2-polyprenyl-6-hydroxyphenol methylase/3-demethylubiquinol 3-O-methyltransferase UbiG, coding for MPEPRRSTIDAGEVERFSALAAEWWNPNGKFRPLHKFNPVRLAYIRDQVAARFGRDPRAARPFDGLRFLDIGCGGGLLCEPMARLGAEVVGADASATNIEVAKLHAAEAGVSVDYRATTAEALADAGEVFDVILNMEVVEHVADVDLFVAKCGQMVRPGGIMFVATINRTLKALGLAIIGAEYVLRWLPRGTHQFGKLVRPEELAKALGAAGLTVIDRTGVIYHPLADRWQRSKDMDVNYMVLAEKASV
- a CDS encoding putative glycolipid-binding domain-containing protein — translated: MRPHTSILWRRLDLEGHDACLLCATQSGWRLKGHALFLHDGQPCSLAYAADCDAGWRTRFASVDGFLGTQTLRYEVERLADGRWTLNGAEQAEVAGLVDVDLGFTPATNLLAIRRFDLAVGAAAPAPAAYLAFPELRLERLDQTYRRLDDSRYAYAAPKFGYDQVLDVSPSGFIVDYPGLWKAIALR
- a CDS encoding antibiotic biosynthesis monooxygenase family protein; its protein translation is MSETLEIVTFRLKPGTEAGFVGVMTDWLARQPGFLSRQLGRCEDGSWVDVVRWQSLEQAQAAADRIMAEIGASEAVQAIDPASVDMRHAAVALSKI